The following are from one region of the Osmerus mordax isolate fOsmMor3 chromosome 1, fOsmMor3.pri, whole genome shotgun sequence genome:
- the LOC136950626 gene encoding stonustoxin subunit beta-like translates to MSQVGSDSSPTLSFQNYQSLSSTNVSPHVPSISVPLLQYFKHVTEVVSELREKLEELIQREWSNISTTVIISDLVSSLLPDSCQLTLDPNTAHAHLSLSEENRKVTEQYQQQPYPDHPERFTVFSQVLCREALSGCYYWEVEWRGDYVYIAVLYKCISRTDENSYFGFNDKSWMLHCCSGGNREFIHNRVKTAVSGPQSSRVGVYLDHKAGTLSFYGVVSDTVTLLHRVQTTFTQTLYPGIWLYYDNRAEIMKLW, encoded by the exons ATGAGTCAGGTAGGCAgtgactcctcccccactctctctttccagaaCTACCAGTCTCTCTCCAGTACCAATGTATCTCCACATGTCCCCAgcatctctgttcctcttcttcAGTACTTCAAACATGTGACTGAGGTGGTCTCTGAGCTGAGAGAGAAACTAGAGGAGCTGATCCAGAGAGAGTGGTCCAACATCTCCACCAC TGTTATTATCTCTGATCTGGTCTCTTCTCTGCTCCCAGATTCCTGTCAGCTCActctggacccaaacacagcacatgcacacctctctctgtctgaggagaacaggaaGGTGACAGAGCAGTACCAGCAGCAGCCATATCCTGACCATCCAGAGAGGTTCACCGTGTTCAGTCAGGTGCTATGTAGAGAGGCTCTGTCTGGATGCTATTACTGGGAGGTGGAGTGGAGAGGTGACTATGTTTACATAGCAGTCTTATATAAATGCATAAGCAGAACAGACGAGAACTCTTACTTTGGTTTCAATGACAAGTCCTGGATGTTACACTGCTGTAGTGGTGGTAACAGGGA gttCATACATAACAGAGTTAAAACTGCAGTATCAGGCCCTCAGTCCTCCAGAGTAGGAGTGTACCTGGATCACAAGGCAGGTACTCTATCCTTCTACGGTGTTGTCTCTGACACAGTGACCCTCCTCCACAGAGTCCAGACCAccttcacacagacactctaCCCTGGGATTTGGCTTTACTATGATAACCGTGCAGAGATTATGAAGCTGTGGTAG